From one Sphingomonas xanthus genomic stretch:
- a CDS encoding cystathionine gamma-synthase family protein — MTESRRPKDAETHIGNHKLDPSTLMMGHGFDPSLSEGSLKPPIFLTSTFVFQNAAEGKRFFEGITGRSDGSGKAAGLVYSRFNGPNQEILEDRLAIWEDAEAALSFSSGMTAISTLVLALAGQNDVIVHSGPLYAATESVIDKIMARFGVGYVDFPAGASREELDSVMAKAKSMAAEKGGKVAMIYLESPANPTNALVDVEAVHAARAAAFDGELPPIAIDNTFLGPLWAKPLAQGADVSVYSLTKYVGGHSDLVAGALVGSKAVLNKVRLIRNPMGGICDPNTAWMLMRSLETLELRMSRAGENAEKVCAFLRDHPKVEKVGYLGFLEQGSRQKDIFDRHCSGAGSTFSLYLKGGEAEAFRFLDALRIAKLAVSLGGTETLASAPAAMTHLSVPDERKAALGISDNLVRISIGVEKAEDLIADFANALDAV, encoded by the coding sequence GTGACCGAAAGCCGCCGCCCCAAGGACGCCGAAACCCATATCGGCAACCATAAGCTCGATCCGTCGACCCTGATGATGGGCCATGGATTCGACCCCTCGCTGTCAGAGGGCAGCCTGAAGCCGCCGATCTTCCTCACCTCGACCTTCGTTTTCCAGAATGCAGCGGAAGGGAAGCGCTTTTTCGAGGGAATTACGGGCAGGAGCGACGGTTCGGGCAAGGCCGCGGGTCTCGTCTATTCGCGCTTCAACGGCCCTAACCAGGAAATCCTCGAGGATCGCCTCGCCATCTGGGAGGATGCCGAAGCGGCCCTGAGCTTCTCAAGCGGCATGACCGCAATCTCGACCCTGGTGCTTGCGCTTGCCGGCCAGAATGACGTGATCGTGCATTCGGGTCCGCTTTATGCCGCGACCGAAAGCGTGATCGACAAGATCATGGCGCGGTTCGGCGTCGGATATGTCGACTTTCCTGCCGGCGCGTCGCGCGAAGAGCTGGACAGCGTTATGGCCAAGGCCAAGTCGATGGCCGCCGAAAAGGGCGGCAAGGTCGCCATGATCTACCTCGAAAGCCCGGCCAACCCGACCAATGCGCTGGTCGACGTTGAGGCGGTTCACGCCGCCCGCGCCGCCGCGTTCGACGGAGAACTGCCGCCGATCGCCATCGACAACACCTTCCTCGGCCCGCTGTGGGCGAAGCCGCTCGCGCAGGGTGCGGACGTATCGGTCTATTCGCTGACCAAATATGTTGGCGGCCACAGCGACCTCGTCGCCGGCGCGCTGGTGGGATCGAAGGCAGTCCTCAACAAGGTCCGACTGATTCGCAACCCGATGGGCGGGATTTGCGATCCCAATACCGCCTGGATGCTGATGCGCAGCCTCGAGACGCTGGAACTGCGCATGAGCCGCGCGGGCGAGAATGCCGAAAAAGTCTGCGCATTCCTCCGCGACCACCCGAAGGTTGAAAAAGTCGGCTACCTCGGGTTCCTCGAGCAAGGATCGCGCCAGAAGGACATCTTCGACCGTCACTGCAGCGGAGCCGGCTCGACCTTCTCACTCTATCTGAAGGGCGGCGAGGCCGAAGCGTTCCGCTTTCTCGACGCCCTGCGGATCGCCAAGCTCGCCGTCAGCCTGGGCGGTACCGAGACACTCGCCAGCGCCCCGGCCGCGATGACGCATTTGTCTGTACCCGACGAACGCAAGGCAGCACTGGGCATCAGCGACAACCTCGTCCGGATTTCGATCGGGGTCGAAAAGGCCGAGGATCTGATTGCCGACTTCGCCAACGCGCTGGACGCGGTCTGA
- a CDS encoding SLC13 family permease, whose product MAARWGLWGGLAAFLLMLLLPAPANMPLAAWRTCAIVTLMATWWMTQALPLTATALIPFLAFPLAGIMNAGDTAATYYSPILFLVLGGAFIALAIERTGLHRRLALAIIRRGGQSPGAMLFAFLASTAIISMIVSNTATTLIMIPIAVALIKAADIPDGHSQGFAGALAMGIAFSASIGGLGTLVGSPTNAIAAGIIEQSTGLRITFLTWATYGLPLVILSIPLCWWILMRVQRVQPTDFVAAKAIAAIGEAGPWSTAERRLVPLIGLVLAAWIALPLVTPLLPRDSVTDGTIAIAAGLLLFVIPDGSGRGLLNWDEANRAPWAVILLFGGGLALAAGIGASGLGDWLGVALQPLKTIDPVIVALVLVALVVLITEFASNVAAASAIIPVVAGVIAATGVDPILLALPAAWAASWGFMLPSGTGPNAIAWATGHIALPRMLKAGLLLDLAGVPLMVGIVWLIALLLG is encoded by the coding sequence ATGGCCGCACGTTGGGGATTGTGGGGCGGGCTTGCCGCCTTCCTTTTGATGCTGCTTCTTCCGGCGCCCGCCAACATGCCGCTGGCCGCGTGGCGGACCTGCGCGATCGTCACGCTGATGGCGACCTGGTGGATGACGCAGGCGCTGCCGCTGACCGCGACGGCGCTGATCCCTTTCCTCGCCTTCCCGCTGGCAGGGATCATGAACGCGGGCGATACCGCCGCCACTTATTATTCGCCGATCCTGTTTTTGGTGCTGGGCGGCGCCTTCATCGCCCTGGCGATCGAGCGAACCGGCCTCCATCGCCGGCTGGCGCTGGCCATCATCCGGCGCGGCGGACAGTCGCCGGGCGCGATGCTTTTTGCCTTCCTGGCGTCGACCGCGATCATTTCGATGATCGTGTCGAACACCGCCACCACGCTGATCATGATCCCGATAGCCGTCGCCCTGATCAAGGCTGCGGACATTCCCGACGGCCATAGCCAGGGGTTTGCCGGGGCGTTGGCGATGGGAATAGCCTTCTCGGCGTCGATCGGCGGGCTTGGGACGCTCGTGGGCTCGCCGACCAACGCGATCGCTGCGGGGATCATCGAACAATCGACCGGGCTTCGCATCACCTTCCTGACATGGGCGACCTACGGCCTGCCGCTGGTAATCCTGTCGATCCCGCTGTGCTGGTGGATCCTGATGCGCGTCCAGCGGGTCCAACCGACCGACTTCGTCGCCGCCAAGGCCATCGCCGCGATTGGCGAAGCGGGACCCTGGTCGACGGCCGAGCGCCGGCTCGTTCCGCTGATCGGACTGGTGCTAGCGGCGTGGATCGCGCTCCCCCTGGTAACGCCACTGCTCCCCAGGGATTCGGTGACCGACGGGACCATCGCGATTGCCGCGGGCCTCCTGTTGTTCGTAATCCCCGACGGCAGTGGACGGGGTCTACTCAACTGGGATGAGGCTAATCGGGCGCCTTGGGCGGTGATCCTGCTGTTTGGCGGCGGGCTGGCACTGGCCGCCGGCATCGGCGCGTCCGGTCTCGGCGACTGGCTAGGCGTCGCGTTGCAGCCGCTCAAGACCATCGATCCGGTAATCGTCGCGCTGGTTCTCGTTGCACTGGTCGTCCTCATCACCGAATTCGCGTCGAATGTCGCGGCGGCCAGCGCTATCATTCCGGTTGTCGCCGGAGTGATCGCCGCGACGGGCGTCGATCCGATCCTTCTTGCCCTGCCCGCCGCATGGGCGGCCAGTTGGGGGTTCATGCTGCCGTCCGGAACTGGTCCCAACGCGATCGCCTGGGCGACCGGCCACATCGCGTTGCCGCGCATGCTCAAGGCCGGCCTCTTGCTCGACCTCGCCGGTGTCCCGCTGATGGTCGGGATTGTGTGGCTTATCGCCCTGTTGTTGGGCTAG
- the pgeF gene encoding peptidoglycan editing factor PgeF: MILDIVRTAALEGVAHGFFGREGGLFQGPAAGLNCGLGSNDDPAAVRANRRLAADAVLPGCGLASVYQIHSPEAVIVSEANEGQPRPRADALVTDRPGLLLGIVTADCAPVLLADTEAGVVGAAHAGWRGATAGVTDRTIAAMLSLGARIERIAAAVGPCIARSSYEVDHDFADRLLTADESNERFLSSGPGDRPRFDLEAYVVARLAAAGVRRIEAVGLDTYVLADRFYSFRRATHRGEPDYGRQISLIALAPA; this comes from the coding sequence ATGATCCTCGATATCGTCCGCACCGCTGCGCTGGAGGGCGTTGCGCACGGCTTTTTCGGACGGGAAGGCGGCCTTTTCCAAGGACCGGCCGCCGGCCTGAACTGCGGCCTCGGCAGCAACGACGATCCCGCTGCGGTCCGCGCAAACCGCCGCCTCGCCGCCGATGCCGTCCTGCCCGGCTGCGGCCTGGCCAGCGTCTACCAGATTCATTCTCCCGAGGCAGTGATCGTTAGCGAAGCGAATGAGGGTCAGCCGCGGCCAAGGGCGGACGCGCTAGTCACCGACCGGCCCGGCCTGCTGCTCGGCATCGTTACCGCCGACTGCGCCCCGGTCCTGCTCGCCGACACCGAGGCAGGCGTAGTGGGCGCGGCCCATGCCGGTTGGCGCGGCGCTACCGCAGGGGTTACCGACCGCACGATCGCCGCAATGCTGTCGCTGGGCGCCAGGATCGAGCGGATCGCGGCGGCGGTCGGCCCGTGCATCGCCCGCTCGTCCTACGAGGTCGACCATGACTTCGCGGACCGGCTGCTCACCGCTGATGAGAGCAACGAGCGCTTCCTGTCCAGCGGGCCCGGCGACCGGCCGCGCTTCGACCTGGAAGCCTACGTCGTCGCACGCCTCGCCGCCGCCGGCGTGCGCCGGATCGAAGCGGTCGGCCTGGACACCTACGTCTTGGCGGACCGTTTCTACAGTTTCCGGCGAGCCACCCATCGCGGCGAGCCCGACTATGGCCGGCAAATCTCGCTGATCGCTCTGGCCCCGGCCTGA
- a CDS encoding GNAT family N-acetyltransferase, with amino-acid sequence MSRVSYRIARTDDAQALAELGAATFTATFGHLYRAEDLAIFLQNHSPAAWRKELGDPAFEVKVAEAGGRMVGYAKLGPPHLPFEPRGEAAELRQLYVIEEMKGSGVAHELIRWVIERARVRHADHLYLSVFTDNHRARRFYEKLGFEAEGTYHFMVGDHADEDIVMRLQL; translated from the coding sequence ATGAGCAGGGTCAGCTACCGCATCGCGCGGACGGATGATGCGCAAGCGCTGGCCGAACTCGGCGCGGCAACCTTCACCGCGACGTTCGGCCATCTTTACCGCGCCGAAGACCTGGCGATCTTCCTTCAGAATCACAGCCCGGCAGCCTGGCGTAAGGAGCTTGGCGATCCGGCGTTCGAAGTGAAGGTCGCCGAGGCGGGCGGCAGGATGGTGGGTTATGCCAAGCTCGGCCCTCCGCATCTGCCCTTCGAGCCGCGGGGCGAAGCCGCCGAACTCCGCCAGCTTTATGTCATCGAGGAGATGAAAGGCAGCGGCGTGGCCCATGAACTCATTCGCTGGGTCATCGAGCGCGCCCGCGTACGGCATGCCGACCATCTCTATCTGTCGGTCTTCACCGACAATCACCGCGCCCGCCGCTTCTACGAAAAGCTCGGCTTCGAAGCCGAGGGAACCTATCATTTCATGGTCGGCGATCATGCCGACGAAGACATTGTGATGCGGCTGCAGCTATGA
- a CDS encoding class I SAM-dependent methyltransferase, whose amino-acid sequence MTPLGRALADRIRIEGPLSVEAYMAACNAYYYATRDPLGVGGDFTTAPEIHQMFGEMVGAALADVWTRIGKPVEAVYAELGPGRGTLAGDASRVLRRVGFEGAIHLVETSPALRERQAALLPEAIFHDSLDSLPEVPLLLAANEFFDALPVRQFVGDRERRVILAGGTMAFDRDGEIVETSPARAEVAEQLGRHLATHGGAALVIDYGYAGGERGDTLQAVRAHRHALVLDRPGEQDLTAHVDFKALAEAARKGGADASRIVSQGSWLETLGIGARAMALAAKNPDDTQSIAEARRRLCDEEQMGRLFKVLALRAPDWPSVAGLE is encoded by the coding sequence GTGACCCCGCTCGGTCGCGCCCTTGCCGACCGCATCAGGATCGAAGGGCCGCTAAGCGTCGAAGCCTATATGGCGGCTTGCAACGCCTATTATTACGCCACGCGTGACCCGCTTGGCGTGGGCGGCGACTTCACCACCGCTCCGGAAATCCATCAGATGTTTGGCGAGATGGTGGGTGCTGCGCTGGCCGACGTATGGACCCGGATCGGAAAGCCTGTCGAGGCGGTTTATGCCGAGCTTGGTCCGGGCCGTGGGACGCTGGCGGGTGACGCGTCCCGGGTGTTGCGCCGAGTCGGGTTCGAAGGCGCGATACATTTGGTCGAGACGAGCCCAGCGCTGCGCGAACGACAGGCCGCCTTGCTGCCCGAGGCGATATTTCACGACTCGCTGGATTCGCTGCCAGAGGTCCCGCTGTTGCTGGCCGCCAACGAATTCTTCGACGCGCTTCCCGTCCGGCAGTTCGTCGGGGATCGGGAACGTCGAGTCATTCTCGCGGGCGGCACGATGGCTTTCGACCGGGACGGCGAAATCGTCGAAACCTCGCCCGCCCGCGCCGAGGTGGCGGAACAGCTAGGCAGGCATCTGGCGACCCATGGCGGCGCGGCGCTGGTCATCGATTATGGCTATGCCGGGGGTGAGCGCGGTGACACGCTCCAGGCTGTTCGCGCGCATCGCCACGCGCTGGTCCTCGACCGCCCGGGCGAGCAGGACCTTACCGCCCACGTCGACTTCAAGGCTCTGGCGGAGGCGGCGCGCAAAGGAGGCGCGGACGCCAGCCGAATCGTGAGCCAGGGCAGCTGGCTGGAAACGCTCGGCATTGGCGCGCGGGCGATGGCGCTGGCCGCCAAGAATCCCGACGACACGCAAAGCATCGCGGAGGCCCGGCGGCGATTGTGCGACGAGGAACAGATGGGCCGCCTGTTCAAGGTCCTCGCATTGCGCGCGCCCGATTGGCCCTCGGTGGCGGGCCTCGAATGA
- the lgt gene encoding prolipoprotein diacylglyceryl transferase: protein MMSTIASTAAIAFPDLGLSPVALDLGFFQLRWYSLAYLAGIFIGYWYLLKLLSQPGAPMARRHADDLVFYAALGIIFGGRLGYVLFYNLGFYLDNPLDILKLWDGGMSFHGGVIGTSVGILYLAWKEKLPWLRIHDYVACCVPFGLFFGRLANFVNQELWGAPSDVPWAIRFEETTAFGTTLGEPRHPSQLYEAGLEGLVLFAILAILFWRTEARYQPGKLVGAFIFFYGIFRFGVEYVREPDVQLAEFAANSGLQMGQWLTIPMIAGGLYLMVTAKKRRVRVEPTLGSASVA from the coding sequence ATGATGTCAACGATTGCCAGTACCGCCGCGATCGCCTTTCCCGATCTCGGCCTGTCGCCGGTCGCGCTCGACCTCGGCTTCTTTCAGCTGCGCTGGTACAGCCTCGCCTATCTGGCCGGCATCTTCATCGGCTATTGGTACCTTCTTAAGCTGCTCAGCCAGCCCGGCGCGCCGATGGCCCGCCGCCATGCCGACGACCTGGTTTTCTACGCCGCGCTCGGCATCATCTTCGGCGGGAGGCTTGGCTATGTCTTGTTCTACAACCTCGGCTTCTATCTCGACAACCCGCTCGACATCCTGAAGCTGTGGGATGGGGGCATGAGCTTCCACGGCGGGGTGATCGGCACTTCGGTCGGAATCCTTTATCTTGCCTGGAAGGAAAAGCTGCCCTGGCTGCGAATCCACGACTATGTCGCCTGCTGCGTGCCCTTCGGCCTGTTTTTCGGCCGCCTTGCCAATTTCGTGAACCAGGAGCTGTGGGGTGCGCCGAGCGACGTGCCATGGGCAATACGGTTCGAGGAAACCACCGCCTTCGGCACCACCCTGGGTGAACCGCGCCATCCCAGCCAGCTTTACGAAGCAGGCCTTGAAGGACTGGTTCTGTTCGCGATCCTGGCGATCCTGTTCTGGCGGACCGAGGCACGCTACCAGCCGGGCAAGCTCGTCGGCGCGTTCATCTTCTTCTACGGGATTTTCCGCTTCGGCGTTGAATATGTGCGCGAACCTGACGTCCAGCTGGCCGAATTCGCCGCGAACAGCGGGCTTCAGATGGGACAGTGGCTGACAATCCCGATGATCGCGGGCGGCCTGTACCTGATGGTCACCGCCAAGAAGCGGCGAGTGCGGGTCGAGCCGACGTTGGGGTCGGCCAGCGTCGCGTGA
- a CDS encoding class I adenylate-forming enzyme family protein has product MPLSDLDRKYDAVLAAITGPGGQLILEEDDRGRTIVGNFPATLPLFFKTFCMLSAEVEAVITANQRLTFAQLDQLSDRAALGLLARGIKKGDRVGIAMRNCPAWVLSYMAILKAGAVATLLNGWWQADELRHALDMTSPTLVLADASRAKRIAATGWTGKVETLAIESPAQEAMHSLLDAAEDGALPEIEPDDDATILFTSGSTGEAKGAVSTHRAVTTGVYAYATSLMVLKGILESEGRPPANPPKTLVVVPLFHVTGEVPVLLNSFVISRGMVLMAKWDASEALRLIEKEKITYFVGVPTMSLELMNHPDRGNYDLSTLTDIAAGGAPRPVAHVDRLQKSFPGAQPALGYGLTETNAVGCGNFWDNYAAKPASTGRAQKPYVEIAILGEGGRHLESGERGEIAIRSAANIRGYWKNEAATAAAVTADGFIRTGDIGYLDEDGYLFIVDRKKDIIIRGGENISAAEVEAALYSCEGIAEAAVFGTSDERLGEVPVAVLHRREGSSISEEDLRGFLDGRLAAYKIPDKMIFSDGPLPRLGTGKIDRVALKQRYAG; this is encoded by the coding sequence ATGCCGCTGAGCGACCTCGACCGGAAATATGACGCGGTACTGGCCGCGATAACCGGGCCAGGCGGGCAACTGATCCTCGAGGAGGACGACCGGGGCCGGACGATCGTCGGCAATTTCCCGGCAACGCTGCCGCTGTTCTTCAAGACATTCTGCATGCTCAGCGCTGAAGTCGAAGCGGTGATCACCGCCAATCAACGGCTCACCTTTGCGCAACTCGACCAGCTTTCGGACCGCGCGGCGCTTGGCCTGTTGGCACGGGGAATCAAGAAGGGCGACCGGGTCGGCATCGCCATGCGCAATTGTCCCGCCTGGGTCCTGTCCTACATGGCGATCCTTAAGGCGGGTGCGGTCGCGACATTGCTGAATGGTTGGTGGCAGGCCGATGAGCTGCGCCACGCACTGGACATGACGTCACCGACGCTGGTGCTCGCCGATGCGTCGCGCGCCAAGCGCATCGCAGCGACCGGCTGGACGGGCAAGGTGGAAACGCTGGCCATCGAAAGCCCCGCGCAAGAGGCGATGCACAGCCTGCTGGATGCGGCCGAGGATGGCGCCCTGCCCGAAATTGAGCCGGACGATGATGCGACGATCCTGTTCACTTCGGGATCGACCGGCGAGGCCAAGGGCGCGGTGTCGACCCACCGGGCCGTTACGACCGGGGTCTATGCCTATGCAACCAGCCTGATGGTGCTCAAAGGCATATTGGAATCGGAAGGGCGGCCTCCGGCCAATCCTCCCAAAACTCTTGTCGTCGTTCCGCTATTCCACGTCACCGGCGAAGTGCCGGTGCTGCTCAACAGCTTTGTGATTTCGCGCGGGATGGTGCTGATGGCGAAATGGGATGCCAGCGAAGCACTCCGGCTGATCGAAAAAGAGAAGATCACCTATTTCGTCGGCGTGCCGACGATGAGCTTGGAACTGATGAACCACCCAGACCGTGGCAATTACGACCTGTCAACGCTTACGGACATCGCCGCCGGCGGCGCGCCGCGCCCGGTCGCCCATGTCGACCGGCTGCAGAAAAGCTTCCCCGGCGCTCAGCCGGCGCTGGGTTACGGCCTGACCGAGACCAATGCCGTTGGGTGCGGCAATTTCTGGGACAATTATGCCGCCAAGCCGGCCTCGACCGGCCGTGCGCAGAAACCTTATGTCGAGATTGCGATCCTCGGCGAGGGCGGCCGCCATCTGGAATCTGGCGAGCGGGGCGAGATCGCCATAAGATCGGCCGCCAATATCCGCGGCTATTGGAAGAATGAAGCGGCCACGGCCGCGGCGGTCACCGCCGACGGATTCATCCGCACCGGCGACATCGGCTATCTCGACGAGGACGGTTATCTTTTCATCGTTGATCGCAAGAAAGACATCATCATACGCGGGGGCGAGAATATCTCCGCCGCCGAGGTCGAAGCCGCATTATACAGCTGCGAGGGGATCGCCGAGGCGGCCGTGTTCGGGACATCTGATGAGCGGCTGGGCGAGGTTCCGGTGGCGGTGCTCCACCGCCGCGAAGGCAGCAGCATTTCGGAGGAGGATCTTCGCGGATTTCTCGACGGACGCCTTGCGGCATATAAAATCCCCGACAAGATGATCTTCTCCGACGGGCCACTGCCGCGCCTGGGAACCGGGAAGATCGATCGGGTCGCGCTCAAGCAGCGTTACGCCGGCTGA
- a CDS encoding molybdopterin cofactor-binding domain-containing protein: MRSTGVTRRTLLIGGGAGVGLILAYLVWPKREGSPLRGTANEALFGAFLKIALDGRVTLVAPQAEVGQGIWTGLAQIAADELGAAWESMAVEPAPHNDANINRLVAREIGVETRITAGSSSIRAFEEPVRSTAATARALLCAAAAARWNVRARECDTAGGFVIHEGKRLAFGEVAAAAAAMRPPDQPAFRVGATNRLIGIDLPRLDLPAKSDGSLRFAGDVRLPGMLFASVRLAPPRGRLVGFSRQAGERQMGLVDLLARDGWIAAIGDSWWAADRALARAAPKFEGPSPADPHVLLQDALKGGDAIRLVDRGDYDAATEDSRPLAATYSVAATAHYGLELPAAVARFTGERLEIWSGTQVPDLVRQAAADAARLKASDVTVYAMPVGDGSGRAVEVEVVAIAVELARHTKRAVSLTLPPATAQNSDPVRPPAIARLTALPSPDGRIAAWKARVASTSGLLANLARAKGGEPPAFAPSGAAPPYGIDAIRVEAIDAALPIRTGYMRGGDAAAHIFFTESFIDEMALAMGAEPLAFRIGMLGGATRLARALSTAAALGGWDGGGRGSTMGLACASLYGSHIGLLAEANIGADQRIAVSRLVAAVDAGRMVNPGLVRQQVEGGLLAALAAATIPAPEFIAGMPRARPMRGMGFERLDQVPRVEIELIANDGPAGGVSGLGIAVLAPAVANAIYAGTGRRLRNLPFDPMSG, from the coding sequence ATGCGCTCCACCGGCGTTACCCGCCGAACCCTGCTGATCGGCGGCGGCGCGGGCGTGGGGCTAATCCTTGCCTATCTCGTCTGGCCGAAGCGGGAAGGCAGCCCGCTCCGCGGCACCGCCAACGAAGCCTTGTTCGGCGCATTTCTCAAGATCGCGCTCGACGGGCGGGTGACGCTGGTCGCGCCGCAGGCCGAGGTCGGGCAAGGCATCTGGACCGGGCTTGCGCAGATCGCCGCCGACGAGCTGGGCGCGGCATGGGAGTCGATGGCCGTCGAACCGGCCCCGCACAATGACGCGAACATCAACAGGCTCGTCGCACGTGAAATCGGCGTGGAAACGCGGATTACCGCCGGTTCCAGCTCGATCCGCGCTTTCGAAGAGCCAGTCCGGTCCACCGCCGCGACGGCTCGCGCACTGCTGTGCGCGGCGGCCGCCGCGCGGTGGAATGTGCGGGCAAGGGAATGCGACACCGCCGGCGGGTTCGTCATCCATGAAGGCAAGCGGCTGGCGTTCGGCGAGGTCGCGGCAGCGGCGGCGGCGATGCGGCCGCCCGATCAGCCAGCTTTTCGGGTGGGTGCCACCAATCGGCTGATCGGCATAGACCTGCCCCGGCTCGATCTTCCCGCCAAGTCCGACGGCAGTCTTCGCTTTGCCGGTGACGTCCGTCTCCCAGGAATGCTGTTTGCGTCTGTGCGGCTGGCACCGCCCCGCGGAAGGCTGGTAGGATTTTCGCGCCAGGCGGGCGAACGGCAGATGGGCCTGGTCGATCTGCTTGCCCGCGACGGCTGGATCGCGGCAATCGGCGATAGCTGGTGGGCCGCCGACCGGGCACTAGCCCGGGCCGCGCCGAAATTCGAAGGTCCTTCCCCGGCCGACCCGCATGTCCTGTTGCAGGACGCGCTGAAAGGGGGCGACGCGATCCGGCTGGTCGATCGCGGCGACTATGATGCGGCAACCGAGGACAGCAGGCCGCTGGCAGCCACCTATTCGGTCGCCGCAACTGCGCATTACGGGCTGGAGCTGCCGGCGGCTGTTGCAAGGTTCACCGGCGAGCGGCTCGAGATCTGGTCGGGCACACAAGTTCCCGACCTGGTTCGCCAGGCGGCCGCCGACGCTGCCCGGCTGAAGGCTTCCGACGTGACCGTTTACGCCATGCCTGTCGGTGACGGATCGGGCCGTGCGGTCGAAGTCGAGGTAGTGGCAATCGCGGTTGAACTGGCCCGGCACACGAAGCGGGCTGTCAGCCTGACGCTGCCACCGGCAACCGCGCAAAACAGCGACCCGGTCCGGCCGCCGGCGATCGCCCGGCTGACTGCGCTGCCTTCCCCGGATGGACGGATTGCCGCCTGGAAAGCGCGAGTGGCCAGCACCTCCGGCCTGCTGGCAAACTTGGCGCGGGCGAAGGGCGGGGAACCGCCAGCCTTCGCTCCGTCCGGCGCGGCGCCGCCGTATGGCATTGACGCCATTCGGGTCGAGGCGATCGATGCCGCACTGCCGATCCGTACGGGCTACATGCGTGGCGGAGACGCCGCGGCCCATATATTCTTTACCGAAAGCTTTATCGACGAGATGGCGCTGGCGATGGGCGCCGAGCCGCTGGCGTTCCGGATCGGCATGCTGGGCGGCGCGACGCGTCTTGCGCGGGCGCTCAGCACCGCCGCCGCCCTCGGCGGCTGGGATGGCGGCGGCCGCGGCAGCACCATGGGCCTGGCCTGCGCCTCGCTTTACGGGTCTCACATCGGCTTGCTCGCCGAAGCGAATATCGGCGCCGACCAGCGGATCGCGGTGAGCCGGCTGGTCGCGGCCGTCGATGCCGGAAGGATGGTCAATCCTGGACTGGTGCGGCAACAGGTCGAGGGTGGCCTGCTCGCCGCGCTGGCCGCTGCGACCATCCCCGCGCCCGAATTCATTGCCGGCATGCCGCGCGCCAGGCCGATGCGCGGCATGGGCTTCGAGCGGCTCGACCAGGTGCCCCGGGTCGAAATCGAACTGATCGCCAATGACGGCCCCGCCGGCGGGGTCAGCGGGCTCGGCATCGCTGTACTCGCGCCTGCCGTCGCCAATGCTATTTACGCAGGGACCGGGCGGCGCTTGCGC